The Flavobacterium faecale genomic sequence TAAATTAGAAGTTCGTCGGGATCAATAAATTCATTATCAGTATAAATGCTATGATGTCTGATCGATTGTTTTTCGAGTTGTCTTTCTATTAGATCGTCAAAATTATATGTAATGACTGATTTTATTTTTGCTCCAGTTCGAAGTGGCATACACATTTCAGTAATTGATAGTATTAAATCCGAATCTATCTTTTTTGAAACATCTCTTAATTTGTATAAATTTTCCGTAATAGTTTTGTTAAATATTTCTGATTCGGATACACTATTATCTAATCCTTTTCTTAAATATCTTGCAGCCATCAATGCTGAAGGTTCGTCCATTTCATTAAGTCTTTCAACTATTTGATTTATATCAGTGTCTAATATTTTAGTTTCGTTATCGAATTCATTCGTCAAATAGGTTACAAATAAAGAATTAAGAAGTGTATTCCAATCAGGCATTCCTGCACTACTTGATACTCCAGCACCTAAAAAAAATGAAAATTGTCCTTTTTTGTATAAAAGCTTTAATATTTCAATTTTCTCGGTCCTTTCTTTTTCCCAATCTTTTGAAACTTGAACAACAGCAGATTCAATCCGAAGAGAAAATAAATTATTAGCAATATCATTTGCTTCTTTTTTATTTTTTGAAACAATTTTATTTATTTCTTCGGAACCCCATAGAACAACTTTAAAATGTATGTTTTGATCTAACATTCTTTTTTCAAACATTTCTCTAAATCTTGGAGAAATAGGAGTTGAAGTAATAAAAAGAATATTTTCAAATGGTTCTATTTCTGGATTTCTTTGCAGTATTCTTAATACTTGTTCCATTAACATTCTTGGTGGTAATCTCTCTATGTTGATTTTAATTTCAATTTGAGTTCCTCCACTAATGTTTTCAATTCCTTCAGGTGCATAAGCATCAAAACCTATTCTTCTTGGTTGGGATAAAAAAGGTTTGTTATTTTTATCTTGATGAACTTTTAATAAATTTAATACAAAAGTCTCAAATGTATAATATCCTCTGTTAGAGTCTTTAAAGTCTATTTTTTTTTAAAAGGTCGTCTATTAGCATTTCTGTTTTTTATAATGAGGCATAACTTGTATATATGCGAAACAAACCTTAGCCTATCCACTCCTATTTAGGTGCAAAATCGAAGGTTGGTTTCGCTTTAATTTCTTTTTCAAATATACAAAATATTCCTACAAATCGTAAATTAAAATACCAACTTATCCAATTTTAGTCCAGAACTTTTCAGAAGGATCGAATTATTTAAGTATCCGTTTTTAAAATGTCTTTGTCGGTCCTGTAGATTCGTGTAATAATAAACTTATGAATTACCGTCAAGGTTGGTTTTGCGTGAGGGGAAGTTCCGAAGGGTTGGAAGGAAAGCCCACAAACAAATGCAGCGATAGCGGAACTTGTTGAGGACTTATAATGGATGACCCGACCCGTAGTCCCGAAGCTTCGGGATTACGGAGGGGCACGCCCAAAGGATTCTATTTGTAAATTACAACCTCCTTTTCTGGTTTCAATTAATTAATGCAACCAACATTTACTCAACAGTTTTCCGCATCATTATATCTAAAATTTACTTTATTTATAGTCCGTTTTTTTACTCAATATCCATAAACGCAGATAATTTAAAAGGAATAGTTATGGTTGTAATATCGTGTGTAAGCATTTTTATAATGACTATTTTGATAACTTTAAAAATAAAAAAAGGGACTAATCCGTAGAAAAATCCCTTTCATTATACTTTATTCGAAATAAAAAAAACAAACCTTCTAAATACTGAGGATTTAATTGTTCGAATAAAAAAAATTATTGACTATACATCATTAAAACATACTAAAATGTATTATTCTGTAATGTAAGGTTTACTCATTTTTAAACCTGGCTCGTCATATTTCTCTAATTGTTTAAACAACTCTGTTTGCAACTTTTGAGCAATAGCTTTATAGTTTTTATCGTTGTAGAAATTGGTCAACTCGTCTGGATCTTTTGTTAAGTCAAATAAATAAGGACGCTCGTTTTTGTCGATTACCAATTTGTAACGATCGTTGACCGCTGTAACCCACCATCCACCAGATTTGGCATAATAGGTTATTCTATCGCTGTCAATTACTTTTTTATCGTTTAAAAAATCATCAGAACTGTCTAAACCATGAAACTTGGCTTTGGTTTTTATTCCCATAATACTCAAAATCGTAGGCGCAAAATCGACATTGGTATAAGCCGTATTAATCACTTTACCCGCTGGAATTTTATCTGGATAACGGATTACAAACGGAATTCTAGCAGAGGCTTCGTAAGGAACGCCTTTGTTTACACGATTATGTTCAAAAAACATATCCCCATGATCTGAAGTAAAAACGACAATCGTATTTTCTTCTAAATTATTATCTTTTAAAAATTTAAGAATTCGACCGACACTATCATCGATATGGCTTACCATTCCGAAATATTGCTTTAAAGCTTCTTTATCATTAGCGAAGGATTTTTTACCGCTAGCTTCATTAGTATCTCCTTTTGCTCCTTCGTCCTTAGCCCATGATGGTTTGATGGCGGTATATTCTGCGGCCATTGTCTTAGGCGCTTTAATGTTTAGATTTTCATACATGGTTTGATACGGAGGTTTTGCGTAATCAGGTGTATGTGGATCTGGAATAGACACCATTAAGGCAAAAGGTTTCTTTTTATCGCGTTCAAGTATTTCTAGTGTTTTGTCTGTGAAAAAATCGGTTAGATGAATCAGTTCTTCCTTAGGGAATTTATCTATTTGATTTTGATTGACAGCAGATACCTTATCACCTTCTAAATGAAAATAAGGAGCGTGACCGCCGTCCATCATAAAGCGATTATCTTCAAATCCACCATTATATTCAATTCCAAAAGCATACGTTCCATTTCCTGCCAAATGCCATTTCCCTACATAGGAAGTCGCATAACCATTGTCTATTAAAATAGAGGCAAAAGTTGGTATTCCTTTCTTCAAATGAAGTCCGTTTTTGGGTGCACCTGTCGCTTGCGGATACAAACCGGTCACCAAGGATGCTCTAGAGGGCGTACATACAGGCGAGGATGCGTAATAACTGGTACAAATTGCTCCGCCGTCTGCCAATTTATCAATGTTGGGAGTTTTGGAATTATTGCCTTTTCCCCAAACAAAAGCTTGATCTTCTGAAAGTAATTTTTGGTAACAACTTAGCGTTCGAAAATTATGCTCATCGGTATGGATGATAATCAGGTTGGGTAGTTTTTGGCTAGCTACTTTGCTTTTTACCAAGCTGTCTTCTATTGCCACTGGTTTTGCCGCACAACAGGACATCAGAAAAAAGGAAGCTAACGTAAGTGTCAGTGTTGTTTTCAAATTCATTTTATTTTAGTTTTAGTTATAGTTATTACATTAGACCGTCAATAGCTACAATGGTTTAGTCTGCACCTTTAAATACAAGGATTCTTCACGCAAATTATTAGAAAGTAAAAAACATCACTAATTTAGGAGAAGTACCATTATTTATTTTATCTTTTGATTTCTATCTTGACAAACCTAAAATAATCTATAAATTATCTTCTAACTCAATATCGATAAAACGAAATCCTCCCAATGGAATGTCAATTTCAACTGTAGAATTTGCAGTTCCTTTAAACTCTTCATTATTCAAAATATCTTTCATCTTCTTCACTTTGATATTATTGATTTTCACAATTGCTTTGGCATTATTTGGATTGATATATCCATTTTCAACCAATGTTAAACGCAATTGTTTTGGACCAACTTGTGCTACAACCCAACCTACATTTCCAGAAACCGTAATCGGAATCAAGGCAGCACTTTTCTTAATATCGTCTTCAATCACTTTGTAATACTCATTTGGCGCATAAGTCGTTTTTCCGTCAGCAGAAAAATAGTTTTTACCATCCGAATAATATTCTTTAGTGATGTTTTTGTACCAAGGATGAATATTATCGACCAATGGTTTTCTAAAAGCGGTTTTATCTGCAAAAACACCAAATTGTGGTGGCGTAATCAAAACCATCCCGTTACTGTATTTCGGAATAAAATTCAATCTTCTTTCGGTTGCACCGGCAGCATATCTAGAAAAATCCCATTCAGTTAACGGCGCTCCTGGCCATGTTCCGTTTAATCGACTGAAAGCAAAAGGTTCCTTGTCTTTTTTGTCTTTATCAAAAAACGTTAACCACTTTACATTACTGGCATCGTTTAGATAGTCTTCATTTGGATTAGCAATGCTTAAATGTACCGGTGAAAAACTTAAAATATCAGCACGGTTTGGCACATAAATAGCGCCTTCGGCTATTAGATCCCATAGCAAACTCATGTATTCCTGATCTACAGGGAAATTATCAATATACTGTGCTCCACTAGCAATAGAATACACCATTGTTCGTAGAAAATGGTTCGGTAAGGTTTGGTTCGAATGCTGACGCAAACGATCAAAACTAGTATTGTCTCTAGCGCAACGTGCTCCAAAACTATCTACTGAACCAGCTGCCCAAAGTCCTAATCGAGCAGTAAAACTCAGTTCCATAGATTTATCGGTGGTTTCTTCCATGGCAGGTACAAATACACTGGCGTATTTTCCAGAAACCAATGGTTTCCATTTGTCCATATACACGCTCGACTGCCAAAACAAATGCTTGTTACGCAAGTACAAACTACCATTTTTGGTTTTTGCATATTCTGCCAAGGGCAACATTAAGTCGTTCATCACAAAATTAAAGGCCTCCGAATGGTCTTCGACCTCAGGATAGATGATTACCGTTTTATTTCCGTTCGCTAAATCCAATCCTTTTTTGGTTGTTTCTACTTGGTACATATAAGGATCGTTACCATGTCCTCCCCAATAAGAAATTCCTTTTCCGTTGGATTCTTTATGTTTTTTAGCAAGGATATCTAAGACTTGTTCTTGTGATAATACGTATTTCATTCTGCCATCGCGTTTGTTTTTGTACACTTCGCTGGGCATGGCAGAACGGTCCCAATTTTCCTTATCAAAACTACCTCCGTTTAAGAAAACAGGATTTTTATACTTAGCCTCAATTCGGTCTATTGCTTCAGCAGCACCGTCTTTTTTTCGACTTTCGGACATAAAATAAACCGTCGCCGATTCTTTTTGGTAAGAAGGTTTTTCAAACTTCTTTAAATTGTCTTTTATGTTTTTTGTATTTGCAAGTATGTCTTGTATTTTTCCTGGAGGCATTAAGTTTTCAAAATCTTTTCTCCATTTTTTATCATCAAAATCAATAATATGAATGGCACTACCCCCACTTTGAGCACTTGCTAAAATAAGTTTATTCGAATTTGGATCCTTACACATATCATTGAAAGAAAATCTAGTTGGAACCACTTCTCCATCCGCATCTTTTTCACCGACATTGTTAATTATTATGTCACTCCCAAAAAGCGACACATAAGCACGTTTGCCATTATTATTGAACACCTCTGTTTGAATCACACGATACATCCCTCTACTGAGTGACGCCTTATTTTTTACATTTTTAAAATCAACCTGTGTCAATTTCTTAGGGTTTTCAATCTCAATTTTTATATAGCTCATTCCTTTTGCTTGTGCGCCGGTGCGTCCCATTAACACTTCACTTTTTCCGTCTAAATCTACATCGGTAATTTTTAAATCACCATAAGGACCATTCTTTTTTATGACTATTGTTTCATAAGGTAATTTGTCTAATGGGTTGAAAAAATAAACCGAACCATTACCACTCATACTGTTTTGAACTCCATGAACTACCACTATTTCTTTTCCGTTGGCTAGTTTTGCAGGTCTCAAAAAATTGGTAATGTGCAATCCGCTAGGTGGCAACTCCTTTGCCGCCTTGCTAGAAGCTTTTTCTACTGAATACGTTTTGGATGCTATTTCGCTTACCAACACTCCTTTTGGAGATACATAATAAAAACTATTGTCATAACCGCCACAGACCACATACGCCTTACCGTCTTTGTTAACCACACAAACTGAGTACATAGGTGCCTCATTTTGTTGGAACTTCCACAGTAATTTTCCTTTGCTATTCAAACAATAAACAGCACCATCTGCATTAGCAGCAAAAATTTCGTCAACGCCATCATTATCGATATCGCCAGTCCATAAATCATGGTTCATAAAACCAGACAAGGCATTTTTCCACAGAATTTTACCCTCATAGGAAACTCCCATAACTGTTCCTTCATAACTACTAGCAACAATAAATGATTCTTTTTTGTTGAGTGCCGTCCGTACTTTGGTGATGGTGTAACCAGTTTCTATGCTCAAAACTGCCTTGGGAGGAGCGGTAGAAACTTCTTTTGCGTTTAAGGAAGACCCTTGTAAAACCCCTACTAACACTAGTAAAAACAGACTGTAATTGATTTTCATTTATTCGGAAAATTTGGTTAATGGTATAATAGTATTCGAATCAAAAATAAGAAGTTTAAAGCAAGGTTATGTATGTATCCGTTTTTTAAATGTCTTTGTCGGTAATTGTATTAATGACAAAAAAAGGGACAGTCCCGAAGAACAATTCCTTTCAAAATAATCAAATTTTGAAAGATAGTTTTAGTATTTATAATGTATTAGAATACTTTTTAGTTAGTAGTAATTCTTATCCTCTACAACTACAATCCAAAATAAAAGTAGCAAATAAATCGAAAATCAGAAGGTAACAATGTTGTAAAACGGGCAATTTACACACCATAATAGTTTTCGACCTGCGAGGTCCGCCTGCTTGGTATCTTGGTGGTAGCCAAAAATCATCTCCCCGCAAAAAGTAGATTTGTGGTTAGGGCGTGTATGCGATGATGTGAAGGAAAACACAATAAAACCAGACTAATTTACGGCTCAAAAAAAAAGAGGACGTTTTGTCCTCTTAATCCCGAAGCGTCGGGACTAAACTTGTTTATCGATATCCCCATAGTGGCGGAAGTAGAGAGGTTCAGTTTAACCGCGGTTTCATTGTTGGCTTTTCAAGCCCAACGAAACCATTGCTGTTGGGTGCTGGCCCTTTTTTACTTTGTTTCGTTATACTTAAACCCTAAAAATCTTTTTTCTTTAGTATATGAAGATTTTTTAACTTCATCAATCGTAAATAGCAAATTAGCATCTCTACTTGCGGATTCAATTAAATCTCCGTTTAAAGTTACAATATATTGAAATTCATAGGGATTTTTTTTATTATATTCATATAGAAAATTTAAACTTTTTTCAATAGAATCGTCATCTTCAAAAATATTATCGTGAATTAAAAACCCTGGATGATTTTGTCTTGTATATTCGTTTAGCATTAGCGATACGTCATAAATAAAAACTTTCATTCTTTCAGTTGAGTGACTTCCGTCATCATCAGTTCTCATTATAAAATCAACTACATTTTTATTTTTAGTAGTTTTTATTTCAAAATGCGCTTCCCTATTACCCATTATCTTTTCGTGAATTTCAAGAATTGTTTCACGAAAGCTTTTTACTACATCATTTTTTTGATAAAGTTCTTCATCTAGGTCAGCTATAAAAACAGCTTTCTCTCCTTCTAAAATTTTTTTATCTCTTTCTGCAATGTCATATCTCTCAATTAATGCTCGAAGGTTGTTAAGTTCTCTATTTTTTTCATTAAAAATACTAATTGATGTTTTTAAATCTCTAAGTATTTCACCATTATCAATAAGAATAATTTTTTGAGAATATTCGTCATCTATTTTTCGAATAACTTCATTTAATTTTGTTAGTTCAGACTTTAAAGCTATTAACCTTTCATTTACAATGGAATTTCTAAAACCATCTATCTTATTTTTAAAATTCTTTAAATCTTCAAGTGATTTTTCAACTAAATCTCCTAGACCTTGTTTGAATTGATTAAAAATTATTGAAATTTCATTTTCATTTATATTTTCAGGTTTAGGTAAAGAATCAATTTGCTTTAACTCGTATTTAATAGATTGTTGTCTAGTTCTTAATTCAGATAATTTTGTTTCTAATTTTACTAAATCTTCTTGAATGATTTCAAATGATTCAAAACTTTTTAGCTTCTCAATTGACTTATTTACTTTAGTTACTTCACTTTCTAATTCATTTAGATGAGCTTTTGCATCTTGTATTTTTAATTCGTTATTGTTAGTAACTAGTTTTTTTGTTTCTGAAAAGAAAGCATTTTTCTTTTTTAAATCTTCATTTAAGCTTTTAATATCATTATATTTCTCAAGTCCAATATTCAAATAAAATAGATGTGGACTATAGTCTGCAGGTATAGATTTTTTTGTATCAAAACACTGTATTAAGTCTTTAAATTCTGACCTTTCGTCTCTAATAATAGGTTGTAAAAGATTTCTGAAACTCAATCTTTTGGTTTTTACTGGATAAGAGTCAAAATACAGGTTTCCAAGATAATCTGAAGCATCTTCTAATTTATCGAAAATTTTTTCTTCATTGTTAATAAAAATTGCTACTTGATCAGGATTTTGAATTGATCTAGAAATAGTAATTATCTTTGAGTTAAATTCAATGTCTAATTTTATTAGACTATTAATAATATCTTTATTGTTTTTAGGTATTAAACTTAATCTACTATCAGAAATTCTTTTCAATAAGCAAAAATTAATAAATTCAATACAAACAGATTTACCTACACCGATTTTCTTATTGGTACTTTCTGATTTTTCACCCATAATTATGTTTACACCATAATCAAATGATATAGGGTCAAAAATTTCTGGTTCACTATATAACTTATTAATTTTAATCATTTTTGTTTTTGATATAAATAAATGGTTCTTTAAAATCAATAATTCCTGAAGAAAATAAGAATGCAAGACCAAAAAACATATGCCTATATCTTGTGATATTATATTTTTTAAGTTCTTTAGAAATTTCAAAAATTGATATTTTATCAACCTTTTGTTTTTGAATTTTTTTTAGAATTAATGAGGCAACATATACAGCTGAAGTCTTGATATTTTCGTCTTTGGATACTAGCATAATTTATT encodes the following:
- a CDS encoding sulfatase family protein — its product is MNLKTTLTLTLASFFLMSCCAAKPVAIEDSLVKSKVASQKLPNLIIIHTDEHNFRTLSCYQKLLSEDQAFVWGKGNNSKTPNIDKLADGGAICTSYYASSPVCTPSRASLVTGLYPQATGAPKNGLHLKKGIPTFASILIDNGYATSYVGKWHLAGNGTYAFGIEYNGGFEDNRFMMDGGHAPYFHLEGDKVSAVNQNQIDKFPKEELIHLTDFFTDKTLEILERDKKKPFALMVSIPDPHTPDYAKPPYQTMYENLNIKAPKTMAAEYTAIKPSWAKDEGAKGDTNEASGKKSFANDKEALKQYFGMVSHIDDSVGRILKFLKDNNLEENTIVVFTSDHGDMFFEHNRVNKGVPYEASARIPFVIRYPDKIPAGKVINTAYTNVDFAPTILSIMGIKTKAKFHGLDSSDDFLNDKKVIDSDRITYYAKSGGWWVTAVNDRYKLVIDKNERPYLFDLTKDPDELTNFYNDKNYKAIAQKLQTELFKQLEKYDEPGLKMSKPYITE
- a CDS encoding PQQ-binding-like beta-propeller repeat protein, translating into MKINYSLFLLVLVGVLQGSSLNAKEVSTAPPKAVLSIETGYTITKVRTALNKKESFIVASSYEGTVMGVSYEGKILWKNALSGFMNHDLWTGDIDNDGVDEIFAANADGAVYCLNSKGKLLWKFQQNEAPMYSVCVVNKDGKAYVVCGGYDNSFYYVSPKGVLVSEIASKTYSVEKASSKAAKELPPSGLHITNFLRPAKLANGKEIVVVHGVQNSMSGNGSVYFFNPLDKLPYETIVIKKNGPYGDLKITDVDLDGKSEVLMGRTGAQAKGMSYIKIEIENPKKLTQVDFKNVKNKASLSRGMYRVIQTEVFNNNGKRAYVSLFGSDIIINNVGEKDADGEVVPTRFSFNDMCKDPNSNKLILASAQSGGSAIHIIDFDDKKWRKDFENLMPPGKIQDILANTKNIKDNLKKFEKPSYQKESATVYFMSESRKKDGAAEAIDRIEAKYKNPVFLNGGSFDKENWDRSAMPSEVYKNKRDGRMKYVLSQEQVLDILAKKHKESNGKGISYWGGHGNDPYMYQVETTKKGLDLANGNKTVIIYPEVEDHSEAFNFVMNDLMLPLAEYAKTKNGSLYLRNKHLFWQSSVYMDKWKPLVSGKYASVFVPAMEETTDKSMELSFTARLGLWAAGSVDSFGARCARDNTSFDRLRQHSNQTLPNHFLRTMVYSIASGAQYIDNFPVDQEYMSLLWDLIAEGAIYVPNRADILSFSPVHLSIANPNEDYLNDASNVKWLTFFDKDKKDKEPFAFSRLNGTWPGAPLTEWDFSRYAAGATERRLNFIPKYSNGMVLITPPQFGVFADKTAFRKPLVDNIHPWYKNITKEYYSDGKNYFSADGKTTYAPNEYYKVIEDDIKKSAALIPITVSGNVGWVVAQVGPKQLRLTLVENGYINPNNAKAIVKINNIKVKKMKDILNNEEFKGTANSTVEIDIPLGGFRFIDIELEDNL
- a CDS encoding SIR2 family protein; its protein translation is MEQVLRILQRNPEIEPFENILFITSTPISPRFREMFEKRMLDQNIHFKVVLWGSEEINKIVSKNKKEANDIANNLFSLRIESAVVQVSKDWEKERTEKIEILKLLYKKGQFSFFLGAGVSSSAGMPDWNTLLNSLFVTYLTNEFDNETKILDTDINQIVERLNEMDEPSALMAARYLRKGLDNSVSESEIFNKTITENLYKLRDVSKKIDSDLILSITEMCMPLRTGAKIKSVITYNFDDLIERQLEKQSIRHHSIYTDNEFIDPDELLIYHVHGFLPEDVKAYESLDKSTLVFSEEGYHLMYSDSYHWSNLVQLSNLRDNNCLMVGLSMTDPNLRRLLDISSRNSDKTRHFAFMKRLTIDSFTSKEGKKVIDNIDGAKKFLDRHHNLNEEIMRELGVSIIWYTGYDEIPKLLTEIIK
- a CDS encoding DUF2326 domain-containing protein; translation: MIKINKLYSEPEIFDPISFDYGVNIIMGEKSESTNKKIGVGKSVCIEFINFCLLKRISDSRLSLIPKNNKDIINSLIKLDIEFNSKIITISRSIQNPDQVAIFINNEEKIFDKLEDASDYLGNLYFDSYPVKTKRLSFRNLLQPIIRDERSEFKDLIQCFDTKKSIPADYSPHLFYLNIGLEKYNDIKSLNEDLKKKNAFFSETKKLVTNNNELKIQDAKAHLNELESEVTKVNKSIEKLKSFESFEIIQEDLVKLETKLSELRTRQQSIKYELKQIDSLPKPENINENEISIIFNQFKQGLGDLVEKSLEDLKNFKNKIDGFRNSIVNERLIALKSELTKLNEVIRKIDDEYSQKIILIDNGEILRDLKTSISIFNEKNRELNNLRALIERYDIAERDKKILEGEKAVFIADLDEELYQKNDVVKSFRETILEIHEKIMGNREAHFEIKTTKNKNVVDFIMRTDDDGSHSTERMKVFIYDVSLMLNEYTRQNHPGFLIHDNIFEDDDSIEKSLNFLYEYNKKNPYEFQYIVTLNGDLIESASRDANLLFTIDEVKKSSYTKEKRFLGFKYNETK